tttgtaaacaTAATGCTTCCCTCTTCAATTGGCAATACGTTGAAAAGACAAACACAGTAAgacacacaaagattttgctcAATTTTGACCAAATAACCTGCGTTTTCACCTGATAAAGTAAGCAATGgcttgcatcaaaataaacaaaaaatcttcatgaaatgaaagcttgtgctgtttggtgatcacatcattttatagttaaatacatctcctctttgttgtcttcttggcacccaggacaaaaatctttaaatacctATTTCATGCAGGCAATAGCTTCTTTGCATATCtctcttcaaaaaatactttaagtagtATATAAATAGGTAACCTACATGTCTAATTCCATAATCTTGCCCCCAAACTATatatctgtttcattttggtaaagTATCAATTTCCCCAGTATTATTAAAGCTGACAAATGACCGAAATGGAAATGCTCTCACCTTCCAGAACACAAGTAgcaattctgtaggaaaaagcctACAGCAACACTCGTCAGTTGTTTTAACCTGAGCATTTGGCCTACTTAGAGTagcagcttggtttttttccccgtCGCACACGCTCACACCCACACATTCTCGCACACACGCGGTACAAGCACACGCTTCCAGACACCGATAGGCCACGTAGTGCTTCCCAGGTGCTTCGGCAAAGCGGGAAGCAGTGCAGCTCATGATTTAACTACACTAAATACACACAACCAAACACCTTAAGGCAACCAGCCACTGCAACGGGGGGGTTAAATTGCAGGGGCgagtttcttttgtcacaaaatgcCCTGTATACTGCACATCTACGTGCCTCTTTAACCCTCCAAAACaatgtggtttttctgttttgtgctaATTTCTAAACCTTCTACCATTTAAGGCAAAGAGTTTGCATTAAcaagaaaggtcagaaaacagCCTTACACCTATCCATCAGCCTTTCAGGTTGCTACAATGTTTTCCTAATATGCGCACAACTTCATAGTAAAGGTACTGGCTCCCCAGTTATCTACTGCTAAAACTAATTAAatgcacaaacaaaaatcttgacgAAAAGAAGGGACCAGAAGAAGCAGCTTTAAATACACATGTAagcaacatcaacaacaataaaagtaGTTAACTCTGCTAATACggaaacttctgtaacaaaaaggTTCAATGCTACCTTTTAGAATCTTAGAGAAACTaatcttaagttttaaatacataagCTTCTGTCCATTCACGTGTCCTGGTCGAAGCAGGAGGCTAGTGCTAGAACTCTTGTTGCTGTTCGTCAAATTCCCCTACTAGTTTCTTAATGTGAGACAGCTTGCTGTGGAGATACTGGCATCtacacttcttttcaaagtagctggGGCTAGACTGTAAAggtaagataaaaagaaaatcatggcatGAAAACGTTTCTGCAGAGTTCaatatttcatgtcctttgcttaaaaataccctTGAGCCAGGCTCAGTGATTACTACCTCCCACAAATCTGGTGTTACACATACCTCTTTTAACTTTCGGTACTCTTCTAAGACTTCCTCACAAagcatcttcaaggaaaaaacaaacagacaaacaaacatgaagacaacACAAAGAACAGTTCACTActaccagaaaatgcaaaaataacctcccatccccccacatcaccccaaatCTGCAATTAAACGTGTAAATAGGCAACAAAAGGGGCATGTGTTTGACGATTCCCTTTGACAAGTCGCTCACGCTGCTGTCTGTTTGCAGACAGCTCAGATAGGTGGAGTTTGAGGGCTGAACaactttttgcagggttttttcaagCTTCAAAAATCCAGGCTAGCCCACACAGGGTCTGAGGATGTATGCCCATTCTAAAAGGTTTCCCTTTGTCTAGTTGAGCAGTACCGGggattttaaaatactccttctgctcacaaatacacttgcaatctgaccaaaaactaaaaaaacgcCAGCCAAGAATCCTCAGCGTGcacacagaattaaagaattctGGTACTGAACATGAGGAATTTGTATGTGCAAATCAGAGAAGTCTGCGTGGAAGGCCAGAGTATCAGTTTTTGAACACCCTTCTCTGCTAGAATCATAGCTAGCATCAGGAAGATGGGTAACCTGTGGCTGCAGGTTTAGTTAAGGGTATAAAACCATGGGAAACAGAGGGTCAGGAAAGCTTTGGGAttacagctgctggtttccaCGCGCTTCCAATCTTCTCCCCGATCTGTGTAACAGCACCGCAGCACCCCCACGCCTCGACAGCGAAGCATGAGCCAGTCTGGCAATTCCAGCCCTGCGGCCGGTTACTCAGTCTCAGATGTTCGTTTTAAAACCACGTCAATataatttaacagatatatatactgaaaggtctgcctgtgctgaaaatgTGGGCTTTTGGAAGGGATAAGAGGGAGATGAAACACAATCCTCACAGTTTTATCCTTCTTTACCTTATATTCTTTGGACCCTGGAGAAAGCATGTGCCGTTGTGCATCAAGACTCATGAATTGCTGGCTGATCCTCTCCATCTGAGCATACAAGTTCCTGTATTCATCATACTCTGCATAGAAGTCATTCTTGTAACGCTGGCGTTGCTCGTATGAGACTATGGCTGTGTATTTTCTGGTGCAAAAATAAGCACACATGCAATTTCACACCAAGGACATAATGAATATCAAGCACAGACACCCAAGCTTTAAGTCAGTTAACTACATGACTGACTGCTTCTACAAGTAAGCACACGTGCTCCAAGGGAAAGTGTTTAGGTAATTACAGAAATCTACCATATTTCTGTGAGAGCTGTTtgctaatattttacttcttagaGTGTCATTCACAAGGTGCACAAGGAAGGCGTAGCATACTTAGAAAACATGAGCAATCATTCAAATATAGAAGGATCAATAAATGcatcagcttcagagagagaagagaaactgctagattataatctctttctatgaagggagaagttaattagattatatttacttttgaaaattcatttccattacatttttggaaGGGACTACATTTACAGTGTTGGATGCAGTCAGATAGGCACAAATGTAGCCAAAAACCTAACAGCCAAGCATAGTTAATGATAACGTTTTATTATTTTAGGGAACACCAGTTCCACTGATGTCCATTCAACTAAGGCACTTGCaatacagcaacaaaaacaaactgcagagaggtctgaaacaaacaaaaaaaaccatcacatcacctcctaaggagggaaaaaccctTAAATGCTTAAAGCCACTGAAGCGATTGAAACTTTCTTCATTCCCCTCTCCCTCAAATCACCAGGAGCAGATTTAACACTGTCACACCAGTGCTTCTGGTCCTCCTAGCCTAAAGGCCCCGTTCTCTTTGGGTGACACAGGCACCTCCACACGGGGACAAATCCTTCAAACCACCTTTAGATTAATTTTAACGAGCAGTAAAACTTTAACAAGTTGAAAGTCTGCACCAATGCAGATGACAACTTTGCTCAGTGATGTCCCAGGCCAGAGGCACCTGGTTAGAGTGCtggatggtttttaaaataaaaactacaggtgccccccagcattttgggaaggacctgtgaAGCTCGTGCACAgttacatcccacagcaggagttGAGCACAGGACTAGAGCCCAGCAGAGCACTCGCAATGTGGGCGTgtgcagagggaagaaatgaggatagaagtggggagaaaggtgaatctgtttggtttgtctagCTCTTCCTTAAGCTTTGCCTAAAAAGCTTGAGTTCCTTTACTCTCATCATCTTTCTTTAGACTAAGATGGAAAGTATCTTTATGCTAAAGCTGTGATTATACTCATGAATTATAGAGCACTtagacaggaagagaaattgaaataaactacCAAAGTCCTTTAAACTGGATCAGATTGTAGGTGCTCTCAGGTTTCAATCTTTCTGTAGTGATCAGTCTGAAACAGCACaccctaatttttttccaggacactgtGGCCAGTAGATTATCTGTGAGATTGCTCCAGATGTTGCTCCTTTCACAGGGAAGTCTTCGTTAAGGTTTTTAATCCCAGTCAGAACTAAACCAACTTCATGAAACCTTGCATGaaggtttctttggggttttggggttttggttggttggttggttgttcttTTGTTGGTGGtcgttttgtgttgggtttttttttaaacttttaacagtAGCTATTGGCATCCGACTTTAATACTAGATTACATCAAATAAccttcctcctcagcatcccTGCCCTCAGCTGACTGGGAAGCAGACAGCGGGGAGCTGGATCGCTTCATTGGCACGCAGCAGAGGCCAAGAATTAAACATCGGTTTGAGTTCTCAGCCTAACACGTGAAGCACTaaactgcttccctgcagggccagacttatttcagtctttccgtGGAGCATCACTTAATAGAGTAAGTGAGACGCACAGCGCTGCCATGCcgtctgcttcagcacaggcagaagatgcTCCGAAGTTCAAGCGCTAGGCGGAGGCCTGACCTCCCTTGCTGATGTTACTCCtctgacagaagctgctgaacttgGCAATTCGCAGCGTTTTAAcacacttctccctcctctcctgcaccGCAGACACGACCATGGGCTCAGCGCCGCTGCTGCGGCTGACGCTGGGCAATTGCGCTGCTAGGAAGTGTCGGGCTCGTCCTGGCTTTACCTGTCGGGGTGCTCGTTCCAACTCTGAGCACCGAAGGCCCCTCAAAACCTTCTCAAACTCATCCTTCTAACCGAGGAAAGAGCTTTAgactgctccccactgtgcccatcctccccccaaaaagcccattttattagaaattcagGTGGCGCTGACCACGTTATTCCACAATTATTCCAGTGCGGCCTCCTtcaactttcacatttttaaaaaaaggccaccAGTAAAACAGTGGGGGAGAAGCCCAGACACTGGGCATTTGCAGAAGctatttccctgttttgcaacGGTAAAGACAAATCCTCCTCCTAGGAAAGTTTTGATACTGTCAAAAACTATTTAGGCAACCACATGATTCTGGTATTAGAggtatttcattttgaagcaaGTTCTTCAACACTTGTCAcggatgaaaagcttttttatagAGCAGGTAAATCtcagctttttggaaatgtcaatCTGATGTTTGACAACTTGTTCAGGAGCCAAAAGTAAACTCACCAGGAAGTCCTTCTGTAGTTTTACAGACTGCAACATGGCAGTCACTGTAGGTATGTTACCTTTCACATgcaagtttaatgtatttttatcttgctttgtagtcaaaattaagcaggtaaaagttaaaatctgaactgaggttcttctgttttctctagcTCTTTGGTCTGCAATTCTGCGGTGAAATTGGatattttgctgcagcttcaagTTAGCCAGTGACCATTTTACATCAaagctttagaaataactttgacGGTTAACTCCTGTTAGCTCACATATAGGCTTTGTAACTCTGGACTTTAAAGTCTgctaccttccctccccactttccaCCTTAGAATGCACTAAGCAGTGAAAGTGCAGGAAAGGTGTTCGAATTTATGTATTCTAGCATtcagctttcctcctgttttgccttgcctctaaaaagaaaacagcgcaGGTTCGTGTTCCTTTCTTATGGTGttcttgaagaagaatgaaattaaatgttttacgtCTTCTTCTAAAGggtattaaaattactttttatggcttcttttcgCACCGCAATAATTAAGGGACACCCTCAGAGTTTAAAACTTGCAGGTAGTTGAATGAGGCAGCTGGGTGACTTGAAGGAACTTGTCATTattctaaaactacattttggTCAATTCTCAATTTTGTAGCTAAACGAGAGTTTTTATAGgtgatttttcatctgcttcaatGAGTGGCAAGAAAGTTAATTGTTATTTTACTCACGTGAAGTAGTCTGGTGGTTGGCTTGCTGAAGGAGAACCTGTGGAGGCAGTGCAAGTTTCTTCAactcctacagaaaagcagaattttgacaCTTGCggtaaacagatttttaatgtaGCCAAACAATACCAGCTTAATGGGCTTGAAAAAAGCCTTTAGAGTTTTATTCTCAGAGTAAATTACTTGGAATAAGCTCTGGAAGTTAATAATAGGGCTCACATGCCCTTCTCCATAGTAGGCAGTACCGGGCTTTAGAAAGAGGGCACAGCTACTTTATTCTACAGGTTCTGCGCTACCGCAGTATTAACCCAAGGtcagcttttcttatttgaagaCACGATGTGGCGTCTGCACAGCCATTCAAATTATGCAGCAACAGATGTGGCTGCACAAAAGACAACAGCTTGAGATGTATCTGTATCTATGTAGATATAGATGTATCTCAACGTCCAGGTTCCAGcaagaaatagagcagaaagctgaagttcttttcatgccatgtttttatccctccttccctgccaattACAGGTATCCaaggtcagatttaatttcaGCAGGAAAGTCAGGAGCATTGTATATAGGTTCCTGGCATTCAGGCTTCAATGACCTGCAACAAAGGCTTGCTCCTCATTAACGTGGCAAAACTGGgtttgaaagttatttgcacttgtaaattgctcttttgctcttttaaatggCATTATGAGAGCACAGTACACTTAATCTCTAGTCcctctttttaaaggaatatttcaggagCCTCCTGACTTTTtggtaaataagaaaaatagcgGCCATAAGGAAAAGTTAGCTGGAACACAGAGGAACACTCAAGATCTTGgtaatctctctctgcttttcatctggggtcttgcagttaaaaaacacacagtcctatatattctttgttttcttccactgccactgcttaaacacagtatttctgctAAAGCTCAACTGTTCTTGCAATCTCTAAGCTCTCCGAGCTTTAGGTCATGGGGGAAAAAGAACTATCATGTGATGTTCTACTCTATTCTTTtacttttagtattaaaattattacGCAGTACAGCAGGAGTAGAAAAAGTGGTGTAAAAATGGGAACAACATttgagagaaatgcaaacagtaaTATTAACGGTCGCGGCATGTACAATGCAACTTAGGTGAACAGTTTCACTGCGAGCGCTTCATTTCCAAAAATTCAGGTGTGTTTGTTGACATGGCTCAGTGTAAGCACCAACTTGAAATGCAgtgcagatttttccttccctagcTGTTCAGAATTTCGTTACTGGCATCCGCAGGAAGACCCTCACCTgtatataaattcataaatatctgaaagcacaaatatttgcaaagaaatcccaaGCCATGTGGGCACTGTGTAGTATGTCCAGGGTAAAAGTGAAAAGAGCATCTCAAAGCACCCTTGTCGACAAGCacaacagcacttcagagaggcaccctgCCTAGTCCAAACACGCCTCTGGGCTGTGATAGGAAAGGGCTAAACCTGACTTCTCATTTGCACGTCAAACCTCTGAAATTAGACAACACACAGACTTAACAAAGGAACTGAACTCTGCcctactctgtgtgtgtgtgcgtcaAGAAGTCAAGTATTCTCCGAGGGTTGCTGTTTATCTTTTCACTACCATTTTCAGTGCACACCGTTTCTACATCTTTGGAAGTAATAAATTCTGCAGATAGAGAGGAGCTCACAGCACAGTTCAAACCAAAACTCCAGCAAACCTCATGCCAGTTTGTGCAGGTTTTAGGCTCTCCATGAAAAGGCAGAGGCTGATGAACCTTGCATTGTGATACGCcatgaaatacatttaagtcTGATCTATGTGTTTCAGTAAGCTAGCATGCCATAAACCTGTGACAGGTTTTATCTGCAGCTCGCAGACCTTAAAACTGGCTCGTGGAAGAAGCAGAGTAAGTTCAGTGAACTGTCAGTTTActggaaattaaggaaaaaaaactccattccttgtgtttttctagttcctagctcttccttttaaccagTTTCTGCCCTACAGCAATCCATTTCAGGTTTCTTTCTAACGATTTTTGTACTACAGAGGGagaattcttaaaaatgaaccaaattctAGATAAGCttccagcagaacagcttctgctttttgttgttgttctctttaaACTAACATTTACAAGGTAATACAACAGCGGAAAAACAATATGGATTCTTCATGACCATAAAGCAGGGATAATGGCAAAGCCAAGTGAAAAAATAGACCATTTGGGTTTCCAGTCCCTCGTTTTACAGGTCTCTTTGCACCACGGTTACCCATACAGGAGTTAGGAAAAGCAGCGTATTAATACCTTCACCCGAATCCAAACAGGAGGATGTACTCAGCttggcagtttcttcttttctgaggtttttctcctccatgctcaCACTCACAGTGTGCTGCATTTTGCCTTCATCCTTCTCCTTACGCTCTTTTAGCTTCTCGGGCAGTTGGTGCAGCTTCTTGCCTGTGGACTTAGGAGGCTTCACCTGCACCCCGGCAGGCTCTGGGATCCCCAAAGAACTCCAAGAGGTATATTTTTGTTGCTGGTCCTCACAGGCCTTAGTGCTATTAGGACTGAAGCTGTCCATGGGCAGGTTTtgtgtcccctgcccctcaggggtgctgggggaggtggagcTGGCAGTTTTTGGCAGGTTGGAAGCGTGAAGGCGCGTCCCAGGCAGCGGGTGAGGAGCGGGAATGGAGGTGGCCGTTGGGCGGGGAGACGGCGGAGGGGCGGCATCGGCTTTCTCCCTGAAGGCAGACAAGCGGTCTCTGAGCTGGGACGGGATTCCACTGCCCAGGCGAGAgatcctcttctttttgttcagaggACCGACGGAAGAGGAATTCAAGACCCTTTTctgtgataataaagaaaaaaacccgtaaaaaccagcagaactaaGTTTTGCTCCCGT
The Strix uralensis isolate ZFMK-TIS-50842 chromosome Z, bStrUra1, whole genome shotgun sequence DNA segment above includes these coding regions:
- the LOC141938223 gene encoding RNA polymerase II elongation factor ELL2-like → MSHQRCGQPASQAQYTDSSGASQLSCLGLMQNKITVRATSDSYPTTKACMTQPEEELRNGSAKVIKPDGPFLGRKAQVRKAPQKIPDPVPVRKRSTPMNPANITGRTCTQNVVCRRPYRDRVIHLLALKNYKKPELLTRLRKDGVHQKDKNCLGMILHQVASLNTKDNSYSLKDHLFKDIQKDWPGYNEIDKQSLELILSRKLNSSEDAPSTSHSGSPVTPSKDGPSNAQKRVLNSSSVGPLNKKKRISRLGSGIPSQLRDRLSAFREKADAAPPPSPRPTATSIPAPHPLPGTRLHASNLPKTASSTSPSTPEGQGTQNLPMDSFSPNSTKACEDQQQKYTSWSSLGIPEPAGVQVKPPKSTGKKLHQLPEKLKERKEKDEGKMQHTVSVSMEEKNLRKEETAKLSTSSCLDSGEGVEETCTASTGSPSASQPPDYFTKYTAIVSYEQRQRYKNDFYAEYDEYRNLYAQMERISQQFMSLDAQRHMLSPGSKEYKMLCEEVLEEYRKLKESSPSYFEKKCRCQYLHSKLSHIKKLVGEFDEQQQEF